A region from the Candidatus Margulisiibacteriota bacterium genome encodes:
- a CDS encoding nitroreductase family protein yields the protein MREIFQRVSTRKFTEQKVSQEQIKKLLAAAMQAPSAYNQQPWEFLIIENKDLLQKFTGIHPYAKPLLSGAAVGIFVLCAKDRLQLPEMAGQDLSAATQNILLEAVHLGLGAVWLGVNGHQERAAAAKKLFNLPENIEVFSAITVGYPAESRKAEPRYDEQRAHWEKY from the coding sequence ATGCGGGAAATTTTTCAGAGAGTCAGCACACGTAAATTCACCGAACAAAAGGTATCTCAAGAACAAATAAAAAAACTGCTCGCCGCCGCGATGCAGGCGCCGTCGGCCTACAATCAGCAGCCCTGGGAATTTCTGATCATCGAGAACAAAGACCTGCTCCAAAAATTTACCGGGATACACCCTTACGCCAAGCCGTTATTGAGCGGCGCGGCGGTCGGCATTTTTGTCCTGTGCGCCAAAGACCGCCTGCAATTGCCGGAGATGGCTGGACAGGATCTATCCGCCGCCACGCAAAATATTCTGCTGGAAGCGGTGCATCTGGGCTTAGGCGCGGTGTGGCTGGGTGTCAACGGCCATCAGGAACGCGCGGCCGCGGCCAAAAAATTATTTAATCTGCCGGAAAATATCGAGGTTTTTTCAGCCATTACCGTCGGGTACCCAGCGGAGAGCAGAAAAGCCGAACCGCGTTACGACGAACAGCGCGCGCACTGGGAAAAATACTAA
- a CDS encoding transketolase: MANDVKELAEIARKIRRLIIEMLAEAGSGHPGGSLSAADIIAALYFSRMRHDPKNPQWKERDRFILSKGHAAPALYAALMLSGYIDENTKLTLRKIGSPLQGHPDMRKVAGVEISTGSLGQGISVAVGMALAAKMDKLNSRIYCLTGDGECQEGQVWEAAMAAAHYKLDNLTVITDRNRLQIDGETERVMGLEPLADKWRAFGFEALEIDGHDLPQILAALDRADTLKGKPAYILANTVKGKGVSFMENKVNYHGVAPTKEEAVKALAELA; the protein is encoded by the coding sequence ATGGCTAATGACGTTAAAGAGCTGGCCGAGATCGCGCGCAAGATACGCCGTTTGATCATCGAAATGCTAGCCGAAGCCGGTTCGGGACATCCCGGCGGTTCGCTCTCGGCGGCGGATATTATTGCCGCGTTGTATTTTTCCAGGATGCGCCACGATCCTAAAAATCCGCAATGGAAAGAACGCGACCGGTTTATCCTGTCCAAAGGCCACGCGGCCCCGGCGCTTTACGCGGCGCTGATGCTGTCCGGCTATATTGACGAAAACACGAAACTCACGCTGCGTAAAATCGGTTCGCCGCTGCAAGGACACCCCGACATGCGCAAAGTCGCCGGCGTGGAGATTTCCACCGGCTCGCTGGGGCAGGGCATCTCCGTGGCAGTCGGCATGGCTCTGGCCGCTAAAATGGACAAACTGAACAGCCGCATCTATTGCCTGACCGGTGACGGAGAATGTCAGGAAGGCCAGGTTTGGGAAGCGGCTATGGCGGCGGCGCATTACAAACTCGACAATCTGACGGTCATTACCGACCGCAATCGCCTGCAGATCGACGGCGAGACCGAGCGGGTTATGGGACTGGAGCCGCTGGCGGACAAATGGCGCGCGTTTGGTTTCGAGGCGCTGGAGATCGACGGCCACGACCTGCCGCAGATACTGGCCGCGCTGGACAGGGCGGACACGCTCAAAGGCAAGCCGGCGTACATTTTGGCGAACACCGTCAAAGGCAAAGGCGTGTCTTTCATGGAAAACAAAGTTAATTACCACGGCGTCGCGCCGACCAAAGAAGAAGCGGTCAAAGCGCTGGCCGAATTGGCGTAA
- a CDS encoding dihydroorotate dehydrogenase electron transfer subunit: MKKLLQAAVVSVELLKPAYLLLTVDTGENLEVSAGQFAMLSAPNVFLRRPFSVHDAEGAKLSFLIKIAGAGTRGLAELKTGAKISLIYPLGQGFALSAKKAVLVGGGCGIAPLLLLAKQLKNKPTVILGGRTKNDIVRAAEFARYAEVKITTEDGSLGVRGLVTAELQELSAGHAVYACGPEPMLKALHKLAAEKNFELQVSLESVMACGVGACLGCVTAIKKSGNVCVCTEGPVFRAKDLPW; this comes from the coding sequence ATGAAAAAACTCCTTCAGGCCGCGGTCGTTTCTGTCGAACTGCTCAAGCCCGCTTATTTGCTGCTGACTGTGGACACTGGTGAAAATCTTGAGGTGTCTGCCGGACAATTTGCTATGCTGTCCGCGCCAAATGTATTTTTGCGCCGGCCGTTTTCAGTGCACGACGCCGAGGGCGCAAAATTATCCTTTTTAATAAAGATTGCCGGCGCCGGTACGCGCGGTTTGGCGGAGTTAAAAACCGGCGCCAAAATTTCGCTCATTTATCCTTTGGGACAGGGCTTTGCTCTGTCCGCTAAAAAAGCCGTGCTGGTCGGCGGCGGCTGCGGTATTGCGCCCTTGCTGCTGCTGGCCAAACAATTAAAAAATAAACCGACGGTGATCTTGGGCGGACGAACCAAAAACGATATAGTCCGCGCGGCTGAATTTGCGCGCTATGCGGAAGTGAAAATTACCACCGAAGACGGCAGTCTGGGCGTCAGGGGTTTGGTGACCGCGGAATTGCAAGAGCTGTCTGCGGGTCACGCGGTCTATGCCTGCGGCCCGGAGCCGATGTTAAAGGCTCTGCATAAACTGGCGGCGGAAAAAAATTTTGAATTGCAGGTCTCGCTAGAGTCCGTGATGGCCTGCGGCGTCGGCGCTTGTCTGGGTTGTGTGACCGCCATTAAAAAAAGCGGCAATGTCTGCGTCTGCACGGAGGGGCCGGTTTTCCGCGCGAAGGATTTGCCATGGTAG
- a CDS encoding site-2 protease family protein, with translation MLLALLAALLQLSLIVFIHELGHWFFAKISGVPVISFNIGFGAKLWSVKRGGTVYALRWIPIGGYVQLADDAAKNKSWLARLGVVGGGALFNILFAWLILYLLLAARQGIFLTGFYKAFLMMCQFLKAILHDFALIFARGDFAALSGPVGILSFSAAAIERGWAVFWLFAALLSLNLGVINLLPFPALDGGRLLFLFYELLFRRQPSPRLERAVHSLGLGLLLALIIFLSFQDIAKIFS, from the coding sequence ATGCTGCTTGCTCTGCTGGCCGCGCTGCTGCAGCTCTCTTTGATTGTTTTTATCCATGAATTGGGGCACTGGTTTTTTGCCAAAATTTCCGGCGTGCCGGTAATTAGTTTTAATATCGGCTTTGGCGCCAAACTTTGGTCTGTAAAACGTGGTGGGACTGTTTATGCGCTGCGCTGGATACCAATTGGCGGTTATGTGCAGCTGGCGGACGATGCTGCCAAAAATAAATCCTGGCTGGCGCGTTTGGGCGTGGTCGGCGGCGGCGCGCTGTTCAATATCTTATTTGCCTGGTTGATCCTTTATCTTTTGCTGGCCGCGCGGCAGGGAATTTTTCTGACCGGCTTTTATAAAGCTTTTTTGATGATGTGCCAATTCTTAAAAGCAATCCTGCATGATTTTGCCCTGATCTTTGCGCGCGGCGATTTTGCGGCGCTTTCCGGTCCGGTTGGCATTTTGAGTTTTTCCGCCGCGGCGATTGAGCGGGGCTGGGCGGTCTTCTGGCTCTTTGCCGCTTTGTTGAGCCTCAATCTCGGCGTGATCAATCTTCTGCCTTTTCCCGCGCTTGACGGCGGGCGGCTACTTTTTCTATTTTACGAATTGCTTTTCCGCCGCCAGCCCAGCCCCCGCCTGGAACGCGCCGTACATTCTTTGGGCCTGGGGCTTTTGCTGGCTTTGATAATTTTTTTGAGTTTTCAGGATATTGCCAAAATATTTTCCTGA
- a CDS encoding FMN-binding protein, which produces MSRLIKLILKYGLILAVFCGISGWLLSLVYEYTAPLKALNQEKAKFAGQQKLFPELAKVVEGEVYDASGVLLGYILPVRTRGYSSDIELLVGVDPAYQISGLQVLAQAETPGLGTRITEKSFANSLRGRATDNLRHKKDGGAHDGITGATITSRAVFDGIRREIESFKKSKGVN; this is translated from the coding sequence ATGAGCAGACTTATTAAACTTATTTTAAAGTACGGATTGATTTTAGCGGTTTTTTGCGGAATCTCCGGCTGGCTTTTGTCGCTGGTATATGAGTATACCGCGCCGCTCAAAGCCCTCAATCAAGAAAAAGCCAAATTTGCCGGCCAGCAAAAACTTTTTCCAGAGCTGGCCAAAGTTGTCGAGGGCGAAGTTTACGACGCCTCCGGTGTCCTGCTCGGGTATATTTTGCCGGTACGGACGCGCGGCTATAGTTCCGACATCGAGCTGCTGGTTGGCGTGGACCCGGCTTATCAGATCAGCGGTCTGCAGGTTTTGGCTCAAGCCGAGACGCCCGGGCTGGGCACGCGCATTACGGAAAAGAGTTTTGCGAACAGCCTGCGGGGACGCGCGACGGACAATCTGCGGCACAAAAAAGACGGCGGCGCCCACGACGGTATTACCGGTGCGACGATCACTTCCCGCGCGGTGTTTGACGGCATCCGGCGGGAGATCGAAAGTTTTAAGAAAAGCAAAGGAGTAAACTAA
- the lpxA gene encoding acyl-ACP--UDP-N-acetylglucosamine O-acyltransferase has protein sequence MAHKIHPTACVDPSVQLGEDVVIGPYTIVEAGARIGDRTEIAANVTIGENTFIGCDNEICRGAIIGGKPQDIGYKGEKSNVIIGSGNRIREYATIHKATGEGQSTVIGDNNFIMSFVHLAHNVRLGNNIVLVNMVQLAGHVVVEDNATLGGMVAVPQFLRIGKLAMIGGYSRLFQDVPPFMLAEGNPAEVYSINKVGLRRNPQLVPPEVVPVIKEAYKIMYRQGKNVSQAAEAVRARCLLNNELPEQIAHLLDFLQTSKKGISHSAQKPRELLQHEDSGLTETLPFFEKMMRAALSRKIGRK, from the coding sequence GTGGCGCACAAAATTCATCCAACCGCCTGCGTCGACCCGAGCGTGCAATTGGGTGAGGATGTGGTGATCGGCCCCTATACTATAGTGGAGGCTGGCGCGCGGATCGGCGACCGCACGGAGATCGCCGCTAATGTGACTATCGGCGAAAACACATTCATCGGCTGCGACAATGAGATCTGCCGCGGCGCGATTATCGGCGGCAAGCCGCAGGACATCGGCTACAAAGGCGAAAAATCCAACGTCATTATCGGCAGCGGCAACCGGATCCGCGAGTATGCGACGATACACAAAGCGACCGGCGAAGGCCAGTCCACGGTAATCGGCGACAATAATTTCATTATGTCTTTCGTGCATCTGGCGCACAATGTGCGTCTCGGCAACAATATCGTGCTGGTCAATATGGTGCAGCTGGCCGGCCACGTTGTCGTGGAGGACAATGCCACGCTGGGCGGCATGGTCGCGGTGCCGCAGTTTTTGCGTATTGGCAAACTGGCGATGATCGGCGGTTACTCGCGCCTGTTTCAGGATGTGCCGCCTTTTATGCTGGCCGAGGGCAATCCAGCGGAAGTTTATTCGATCAATAAAGTGGGTTTGCGGCGCAATCCTCAGCTGGTCCCGCCGGAAGTCGTGCCAGTCATTAAAGAAGCTTATAAGATCATGTACCGGCAGGGCAAAAATGTTTCGCAGGCGGCCGAGGCGGTGCGCGCGCGGTGTCTGCTCAACAATGAGCTGCCAGAACAAATAGCGCATCTGCTGGATTTTCTGCAAACGTCCAAAAAAGGCATCAGTCACAGCGCGCAAAAACCGCGCGAACTTTTGCAGCACGAGGACAGCGGCCTGACCGAAACGCTGCCTTTTTTTGAAAAAATGATGCGCGCCGCTTTGAGCCGCAAGATCGGCCGAAAATAA
- a CDS encoding type II toxin-antitoxin system PemK/MazF family toxin, producing MMRGEVWWVDFGLPFGSEPAFKRPAVIMQDDAFNQSKINTVIIVPLTTNLALARAPGNVFAPKEKTKLRKDSVAVVSQITVIDKKRLRQKRSKLDGKVLTEIEDGLALTLGLKR from the coding sequence ATGATGCGTGGTGAAGTTTGGTGGGTCGATTTCGGCCTGCCCTTTGGCAGCGAACCGGCTTTCAAAAGGCCGGCGGTGATTATGCAAGACGACGCGTTCAATCAAAGCAAAATCAACACAGTTATAATAGTGCCTCTGACGACAAATCTGGCTCTGGCGCGCGCGCCCGGCAATGTTTTTGCACCGAAAGAAAAAACCAAATTGCGCAAAGATTCTGTGGCGGTTGTTTCGCAGATTACGGTGATTGATAAAAAACGGCTGCGGCAAAAGCGTTCCAAACTGGACGGAAAAGTTTTGACGGAGATAGAGGATGGTTTAGCGCTGACGCTTGGTCTGAAGCGGTAA
- a CDS encoding ATP-binding protein has translation MYIRRIIEQDILRAIKRFPVTAVTGPRQCGKSTLVKRVVKKIPKSVYLDLERPSDLRKLENAEWFLSAQKGKLVCIDEVQRQPELFPLIRALVDDWGGTGRFLILGSASRDLLRQSSESLAGRIVYKRLTPFLWTELSKTYSLNRYFAAGAFPRSLLAADRKTSYEWRENFIAAFLERDLRQWAGFAPAAMRRLWQMLAHVNGQTVNYSTLSSSLGLSAVSIKNYIDLLASTYMVEAVPPYVSNLGKRLVKAPKIYVADSGLTAALLGLRSFAELSGHPAFGAVWEQIVLSNIRGWRPDAEIFHYRTTNGAEMDFVVRLGGKVLALECKASYSPSLTKGNYLAIEDIAPQHTFVVIPAAKGWPLKRGIDMVSLEQLFKQLAKI, from the coding sequence ATGTATATTCGGCGGATCATTGAACAAGACATCTTGCGGGCAATTAAGCGTTTTCCAGTAACGGCGGTGACCGGGCCGCGGCAATGCGGCAAGTCCACGCTGGTCAAGCGTGTCGTAAAAAAAATTCCTAAAAGCGTTTATCTGGATCTGGAGCGGCCCTCCGATTTGCGCAAGCTGGAGAACGCCGAGTGGTTCTTGTCCGCCCAAAAAGGCAAGCTGGTCTGTATTGATGAAGTGCAACGCCAGCCGGAGTTATTCCCGTTGATCCGCGCTTTAGTGGATGACTGGGGTGGGACGGGACGGTTTTTGATCCTGGGTTCGGCCTCACGCGACCTGCTGCGGCAAAGCTCAGAATCTCTGGCCGGACGCATTGTTTATAAAAGACTGACGCCTTTTCTCTGGACAGAGCTGTCCAAAACTTACAGCCTGAATCGTTATTTTGCGGCGGGCGCTTTTCCGCGCAGTTTATTGGCTGCCGACCGCAAAACCTCTTATGAGTGGCGAGAAAATTTCATCGCGGCTTTTCTGGAAAGAGATTTGCGGCAATGGGCTGGTTTTGCTCCGGCGGCTATGCGGCGGCTCTGGCAGATGCTGGCCCACGTTAATGGGCAGACTGTTAATTATTCCACATTGTCCTCTTCGCTGGGATTGTCCGCTGTTTCGATAAAAAATTATATTGATCTATTGGCCAGCACATATATGGTGGAAGCGGTGCCGCCTTATGTTTCTAATCTGGGCAAACGCTTGGTCAAGGCGCCCAAAATATATGTCGCTGATTCCGGTCTGACGGCGGCCTTGCTGGGACTGCGTTCTTTTGCGGAGCTGTCGGGACATCCGGCTTTTGGCGCGGTCTGGGAACAGATCGTCCTCTCCAATATCCGGGGCTGGCGTCCCGACGCGGAGATTTTTCATTACCGGACGACCAATGGCGCGGAAATGGATTTTGTGGTCAGACTGGGCGGCAAAGTTTTGGCTCTGGAATGCAAAGCTTCCTATTCGCCGTCTTTAACCAAAGGCAATTATCTGGCTATTGAAGACATCGCGCCCCAGCATACTTTTGTGGTGATCCCGGCCGCTAAAGGCTGGCCGCTAAAACGGGGTATCGATATGGTTTCTCTGGAACAGCTTTTTAAACAATTGGCGAAAATCTGA
- the fabZ gene encoding 3-hydroxyacyl-ACP dehydratase FabZ, with product MLDINQIKKLLPHRYPFLLVDKVLEITPDSITALKNVTANEEFFNGHFPAQPIMPGVLLVEALAQTSGIFALSQPDVPQNVTTLFAGVDGVKWKKPVVPGDQLKLVVKILKLRNPLIVCQGTVYVNDEVVCEAAEMKMMILKQ from the coding sequence ATGCTAGATATTAATCAGATAAAAAAATTGTTGCCGCACCGCTATCCGTTTCTGCTGGTGGATAAAGTTTTGGAGATCACGCCGGATAGCATCACGGCGCTGAAAAATGTGACCGCCAACGAAGAATTTTTTAACGGACATTTTCCCGCGCAGCCGATCATGCCCGGCGTTCTGCTGGTGGAAGCTCTGGCGCAGACCTCCGGCATTTTTGCTTTGAGCCAGCCGGATGTGCCCCAAAATGTCACCACGCTTTTTGCCGGTGTTGACGGTGTGAAATGGAAAAAACCAGTCGTGCCCGGTGACCAGCTTAAACTGGTGGTCAAAATACTCAAGCTGCGCAATCCGCTAATCGTTTGTCAGGGCACGGTCTATGTCAATGACGAGGTGGTCTGCGAAGCGGCTGAAATGAAGATGATGATCTTAAAGCAATAG
- the uvrC gene encoding excinuclease ABC subunit UvrC: MNQTEHLAKLLKNLPAKPGVYLHLDARGKILYVGKAKDLRKRVSSYFHGEKDAKTAALVARIAEFSTIVTPSESEALLLEDSLIKKHRPPYNIDLKDDKRYPYLKLTAEKYARLIISRQRFNDGGKYFGPYAGSVRDALRAVQGIFGLRRCKTFGKKPCLYAQIGQCLAPCSGGKEEAYQKEISALTDFLRGDYAALDAELKKQMAAAAQDLDYETAAHCRDKLRALEKVMVTQSVVAPDNIFRDVWGFAAGQNIWAAVLLRIQHGRIIGSRSFSAGGKRALASDSFERLLLSFYSGETIPAEIILPADYACGVFAAWAGARQARIWQPRSGFRFDFVQMGVYNARKYLQERIMAQLREASPADGLKRLQEILALETPPRRVECYDISHIQGSETVASQAVLLDGLPAKGEYRKYIINQDKPDDFASMEEVLTRRCMRLDDSNRPDLVVIDGGKGQLSVAARVWKNFNLNIPLCALAKREEEIFIPRRSEPLVLPRRDSGLRLLQTVRDEAHRFAVTFHRLRRKKRTLAEA, encoded by the coding sequence ATGAACCAAACGGAGCATTTGGCCAAACTCCTCAAAAATCTCCCCGCTAAACCCGGCGTCTATCTGCATCTCGACGCGCGCGGCAAGATACTCTATGTCGGCAAGGCCAAAGATTTGCGGAAACGCGTTAGCTCGTATTTTCACGGGGAAAAAGACGCCAAGACCGCCGCGCTGGTTGCCAGGATCGCGGAGTTCAGCACGATAGTCACGCCGTCTGAAAGCGAGGCGCTGCTGCTGGAGGACTCCTTAATAAAAAAACACAGACCGCCGTACAACATCGATCTCAAGGACGACAAGCGCTATCCGTATCTCAAATTGACCGCGGAAAAATACGCGCGCCTGATCATCTCGCGTCAGAGATTCAATGACGGCGGCAAATATTTCGGCCCGTATGCCGGCTCGGTGCGTGATGCCCTGCGCGCGGTGCAGGGCATATTCGGCCTGCGCCGCTGCAAAACATTTGGTAAAAAACCCTGCCTGTACGCGCAGATCGGCCAGTGTCTGGCGCCCTGTTCCGGTGGCAAAGAAGAAGCGTATCAAAAAGAAATTTCCGCGTTGACAGATTTTTTGCGCGGGGATTACGCCGCGCTTGACGCGGAGCTGAAAAAACAAATGGCCGCGGCCGCGCAAGATCTGGATTATGAAACCGCCGCGCACTGCCGCGACAAGCTGCGGGCTCTGGAAAAAGTTATGGTCACGCAGTCCGTGGTCGCGCCGGACAATATTTTCCGCGATGTTTGGGGTTTTGCCGCCGGCCAAAATATCTGGGCGGCGGTTTTGCTGCGCATTCAGCACGGACGAATTATTGGCAGTCGGTCTTTCAGCGCCGGCGGCAAGCGCGCGCTGGCTTCGGATTCTTTTGAGCGCCTGCTGCTGAGTTTTTATTCCGGCGAGACTATCCCCGCGGAAATTATTTTGCCGGCGGACTATGCCTGCGGGGTATTCGCGGCCTGGGCGGGCGCGCGGCAGGCCAGGATCTGGCAGCCGCGTAGCGGCTTTCGTTTCGATTTTGTGCAGATGGGTGTTTACAACGCGCGCAAATATTTGCAGGAGCGGATCATGGCGCAGCTCCGCGAAGCTTCGCCGGCGGACGGCCTGAAGCGTTTGCAGGAAATTTTGGCGCTGGAAACCCCGCCGCGCCGCGTCGAGTGTTATGACATTTCGCATATTCAGGGCAGTGAGACGGTGGCTTCACAGGCTGTCTTGCTGGACGGTCTGCCGGCCAAAGGCGAGTACCGCAAATACATTATCAATCAGGACAAGCCGGACGATTTTGCTTCTATGGAAGAAGTTCTGACGCGGCGCTGTATGCGGCTGGACGACAGCAACAGGCCGGATCTGGTGGTCATCGACGGCGGCAAAGGGCAGCTGAGCGTGGCGGCGCGTGTCTGGAAAAATTTTAATTTGAATATACCGCTGTGCGCGCTGGCCAAACGCGAGGAAGAGATTTTTATCCCGCGCCGCAGTGAGCCGCTCGTCCTGCCGCGGCGGGACAGCGGTTTGCGGCTTTTGCAGACTGTCCGCGACGAGGCGCACCGTTTTGCCGTGACCTTTCACCGCTTGCGCCGCAAAAAAAGGACGCTGGCGGAGGCATAA
- a CDS encoding dihydroorotate dehydrogenase → MVDLRVNIAGLKLKNPVLTASGTYGHGGEFADFLDLAKLGGIVVKGTTLEPRQGNPAPRLAETPSGLLNSVGLQNNGVDHLIAEHLPRLAGLDTAVIVNVSGSTPEDYAAVIQKLRGQKAIAAIELNISCPNVKSGGMAFGIDPAAAAGLVRAVKRFCDKPLIVKLSPNVTDIASIARAVEEAGADAVSLINTLLGLAIDVETQKPKLSTITGGLSGPAVKPVALRMVWQVARAVKIPVIGMGGISSWADAAEFLLAGASAVQVGTANFSDPLTPLKIIDGLTRYLQRKGLKKVTEIIGGLRGV, encoded by the coding sequence ATGGTAGATTTGCGCGTGAATATCGCCGGCCTAAAACTCAAAAACCCGGTGCTGACCGCCTCGGGGACTTACGGCCACGGCGGAGAATTTGCGGACTTCCTCGACCTTGCCAAACTCGGCGGTATCGTGGTCAAAGGCACGACGCTGGAGCCGCGGCAGGGCAACCCCGCGCCGCGTCTGGCGGAGACTCCGTCCGGCCTGCTCAATTCCGTCGGTCTGCAAAACAACGGCGTGGATCATCTCATCGCGGAGCATTTGCCGCGCCTGGCCGGACTGGACACCGCGGTTATTGTCAATGTCAGCGGCTCGACGCCGGAAGATTACGCGGCGGTCATTCAAAAGCTGCGCGGCCAAAAAGCGATCGCGGCCATAGAATTAAATATCTCCTGCCCCAATGTAAAATCCGGCGGCATGGCTTTCGGTATTGATCCTGCGGCGGCGGCCGGACTGGTGCGCGCGGTCAAGCGTTTTTGCGATAAACCGCTGATCGTCAAGCTCTCGCCCAACGTTACGGACATAGCGTCTATCGCGCGGGCGGTAGAGGAGGCCGGAGCTGACGCGGTGTCGCTGATCAATACTTTGCTGGGTCTGGCGATCGATGTGGAAACGCAAAAGCCGAAACTTTCCACGATCACCGGTGGTCTGTCCGGCCCCGCGGTCAAACCTGTTGCTCTGCGCATGGTTTGGCAGGTCGCGCGCGCGGTCAAAATTCCCGTTATTGGTATGGGCGGTATCAGCTCCTGGGCAGACGCGGCGGAGTTTCTGCTGGCCGGCGCGTCGGCGGTGCAGGTTGGCACGGCCAATTTCAGCGATCCGCTGACGCCGCTGAAAATAATCGACGGTCTGACGCGGTATCTGCAAAGAAAAGGCTTAAAAAAAGTCACCGAAATTATCGGCGGTCTGCGCGGCGTTTGA
- a CDS encoding FAD:protein FMN transferase: MKKYLLALGLGLLFLTGCDSQRELKRSGFYLDNVFEAQIRISDKKENIKPAQTALNAAFDKLVELDTNLNKLSPLSEISALNANAAWRSLEISRSTYDLIEKALNASAFTNGYFDITWSPLIKIFALTTPTAERLARARASLGYKNIALDRSLTRVRYLNNAEIDFDHIKRGFAVDLLSGYLKKHALAGQIKAGSVAYYFGAKKLSLKLTEKENLNLKLNDAAVVILNTQDSYYVNSAAWRKYLPVASPVEPIQQIVVIAPNAVTAEILAEAFYFMGVEKSLQKIAELKKQASRQNLYEVYFVRDNGANGQEVVSSAE, from the coding sequence TTGAAAAAATATTTACTGGCGCTGGGATTGGGCTTGTTGTTTTTAACCGGCTGCGACAGCCAGAGAGAATTAAAACGCTCCGGTTTTTATCTGGACAATGTTTTTGAGGCGCAGATCAGGATCAGCGATAAAAAAGAAAATATCAAACCGGCGCAGACCGCGTTGAACGCGGCTTTTGACAAATTGGTCGAGCTGGACACCAACCTCAATAAATTAAGCCCTTTGAGCGAAATTTCCGCGCTCAACGCCAACGCCGCGTGGCGCAGTCTGGAAATCAGCAGAAGCACTTACGATTTGATCGAAAAAGCGCTAAATGCTTCGGCTTTTACCAACGGTTATTTTGACATTACCTGGTCGCCGCTCATCAAGATTTTTGCTTTGACCACGCCCACCGCCGAACGCTTGGCCAGAGCCAGGGCGAGCCTCGGTTATAAAAATATCGCGCTAGACCGCTCGCTGACCCGCGTGCGCTACCTGAACAATGCGGAAATTGATTTTGACCATATCAAACGCGGTTTTGCGGTAGATCTGCTCAGCGGTTATTTAAAAAAACACGCGCTGGCCGGCCAGATCAAAGCTGGCAGCGTGGCTTATTATTTCGGCGCCAAAAAATTGTCTTTGAAATTGACCGAAAAAGAAAATCTTAATTTGAAATTGAACGACGCGGCCGTGGTTATTTTGAACACGCAGGATTCTTATTATGTGAATTCCGCGGCCTGGCGCAAATACCTGCCGGTGGCCTCGCCCGTTGAACCGATCCAGCAGATCGTGGTGATCGCGCCCAATGCCGTAACCGCCGAGATTTTGGCCGAGGCTTTTTATTTTATGGGCGTGGAGAAATCGCTACAAAAGATCGCCGAGCTTAAAAAACAGGCTTCACGCCAAAACCTCTATGAAGTATACTTCGTGCGGGATAACGGCGCGAACGGCCAGGAAGTCGTTTCCAGCGCCGAATAA
- a CDS encoding ChpI protein, which yields MKTAISLPDDLYETAESVARFMDMPRSRFYALALAEYIDSHSYNKQKITDQLNEVYAQNKNVELPAGLAALRNLTKHDAW from the coding sequence ATGAAAACAGCAATATCACTTCCAGACGATTTATACGAAACAGCAGAAAGTGTCGCGCGTTTTATGGACATGCCGCGCAGCCGGTTTTACGCTCTGGCTTTGGCTGAATACATTGATAGTCATTCCTATAATAAACAAAAGATAACCGACCAGTTAAACGAAGTTTATGCCCAAAATAAAAATGTAGAATTACCGGCTGGCTTGGCTGCGCTGCGGAATTTAACTAAACATGATGCGTGGTGA